From the genome of Gigantopelta aegis isolate Gae_Host unplaced genomic scaffold, Gae_host_genome ctg5035_pilon_pilon:::debris, whole genome shotgun sequence:
AATGAGTGAACTATAAAGTTCACTTttgaaatggaatgaatgaatgaatgaatgaatgaatgaatgtttaacgacaccccagcacgaaaaatacatcggctattgggtgtcaaactatggtaaaatgcaagaaaagtgtgatgatcatcatcaatatacaaattcaacaattaaataaaaacacagtgtaaaggactgtgtaaaagtacaaatatcacagattaattaaaatttagaataaaattcagtatctcgtaaaaactgcaataaaagttctggatggaatcgaaatgattccatcacatttctttgtccaaatatatcttttcgagtttctgacaactgcttacactccaccaaaatgtgtcgcacagtcagaagacactggcagtgctcacactgaggtggaggatctttcttcaagataaatgaatgggttaagtaagtgtgaccgatgcgggcacgacacaagactatttcatccttcctgcttTTGAAAtggtaacattattttattttttccctTGAAAATGAGACAAgcacaatgtttttttattttttttacataatattatatgttgatTAGTAAGTGatttacatgttttatttttatacaaattgACAAACCGGAGAGCCCGACGCTGcttttatatgtatatcaatGTAAGCACTGTCATTCACTACAACAGGGATGTTCCACAACGTGTTAAACTCATATCGAGGGCCATCTCTTAAATCGACGCGTCTCAGCAGTGGCATGAATCCATCACCCACTAGACTGCACAACACTCCACTTGTAAGTCGTTCATATTGTGTATATCCGTTTCTCCGAAATTCAAATCCACGAGAGACACAATCCAAACACCTTCAAACGTTAATCTTTGGTTTAACTTTACGCGAAAATTATGGGGGTTGTTATCAGGAAACACCGCTTTGGAGTCCGTACTTCTCCATGACTCACAGAGTTTTCAGTTCACCTTCTTCTACGTACGAATCGAAACTAGGTGGCCACCCTAACCACCGAACTAAATAGTACACTTTTCCCTtttccttctgtttttttcAGCACTTTTTCGATTTTCCACAGAATGTcttgatttttattaactttctgAAGTTCAGctgtataaaatatacctttcagCACTTCATCGTGAAAATCACGCAGTTTGTATACTGGAATACCTTGACGCCTACTTCTAGAATGGATTTTGAACAACTCTTCTGTCCACCTCAAGTCTTGTTCCTTTGTGAACGATTTTCGCAAATAGCTGATTCTAGTTAAATCATCCACTTCAAATACAAATTTTGCTAATGGtttctttactttaagtttcttAACCATGGGTTCAACGTACAGATGACTCCACACTTTAATTTCGTTCACTTTATTTACATCAGCCGGTGCCCACAGTCCCAGGGACGAGTGtactgtattgttataattgtgTACTAGATCTGCTAAAACgtctatgtatttttgtgtattgttgtaaGTCGTAAAACGCGCAATAAGGCTCCAAAGCGTCCTAATAATTCGTTCCGCGAAATTACTTTTGATATCTTCATTCTGCGTGAcaatcagtttaatgttttcttttgatagAAACTGTTTGAATACAcatgcgaactctgtacctttGTCTACTCGAACTTTCTTGGGTACACGTTCgtcttttaaaattgttttgaatcCTTCTAACACCGTCTCCGGTTTCTTGTTTACTCGGGGTATGGCCCACAGGTATCTCGAAAGAATGTCAATAGCTATAAGCAGGTATCTAACTCCATCGTTGGATTTAATGGCCGTCAGCCGCCATTCAAAAGTCATGTCAAACATCTCATCTTTTTTGTTAACCCGTACTCGGAGACACTTGAATGAACGGCTCACTGGCTTGTGAAGACTGTATGCATCTTCGTCGTTCAACCACTGTGTTACCGCTTTCAACGTGTACGTTTGTAAACCACGTTTCTTTAAAGCGTCGTGAAACTTCTTCGGTCCGTAGATAGCTCCAGCGTCTCTCggttttgtataatatttttcaagtccGTTCTTGTCACGTTCATTCTTTTCAGTGTTAGGTTTCACTCTGAATGACATGAGTGAACTGAACTAATGTATTCTGTGACGTTGATTTATACGCGCAGACGATCTTCCAAACGTAGTATTTTGAGTACTTGTTTTTTAAGAATGTTCATCCActcaactgttttaatgttattatccaAATAGTCTTTACATTGGTACTGACACAAAATGAAGCCAGGAGTGTTCAACAAAACTGGATCTGATGAAACGAGACGTATCCACCTGTCATTGACGACATTTTCATTCAGTTCATTCCAAGCCACCAAGTAGTAGCGTTCCACGATATCCTCGTGGTTCATTGTTTTACACGTGTGAGTTTTCTCTTCATCAAACATGCATCCCATACACATTTCTTTACAGAGTCGCTGAACCAGTTTACATACCTCAAAGGCATAACTCAGTGTTAACAAACTTTCCAAGCATTTTCTGTTAGCAACTGTTTTAACATCATCCACGCGGATACGCGTTGGACGTATTTTCTTGATTATTATCAGCTTGGTACTGTTAGTCAAATCACAGAATAAACGTTTGGCATCCATCTCACATTCAATACGACTCTTAAACCAGTGATTCGATTGTTTCACCACTGTTTCATCAAAACTGCATTCTGACCGTAAAACGTATTTCCAACTGAAGTAAATAGCCTGTTCCTTGCCGTTAGTGTTCATCCTTAAACgcatttacaaataataaataataattacacgTTTCTTTATCTTATAGCACATATTCAAATTCGTTTGTTAAAAGATTgcttgtgattggttaattgcTAACGAATCGAACCGGTTTCAACTGGTTTTCCtatcaaaaaatattatttcataacacCTATAAACGAAACCATTCAAAAACACACGTTTCCCCACAGATAAAACCTTTCAAACTGCTTTGTACCCATCGTCCTCGTGCtcacaaacaaattacacacacaaaagagtgtttaaaaataactataaataaaccACTTGACAGATAACAGCTATACACCAAATGAACTGACATGACCTTGAAAGATACCCTTGAAACATAATCTGCATGACCTTGAAAGATAACAGGTATGCACCCATTGTATTGGTGGCGTTCCCCATTATTTTGGCGGTGCATGGTGGCGTTTCCATTGTTGTTCCCGCCACGTATAAAATATACTACTGACTTCCATTACTACCGGCTGCTACTACCCCTACCCCTACCCCAACGACATTCAATGCCCATAGAGTAAAACTTACTTCCATTACTACCGGCTACTACGCCCCTACCCTACCCCAACGACATTCAGTGCCCATAGAGTAAAACTTACTTCCATTACTACCGGCTACTACGCCCCTACCCTACCCCAACGACATTCAGTGCCCATACAGTAAACCTTACTTCCATTACTACGCCCCTACCCTACCCCTACCCCAACGACATTCAGTGCCCATAGAGTAAAACGTACTTCCATTACTACCGGCTACTACGCCCCTACCCTACCCCAACGACATTCAGTGCCCATAGATGTACTTCCATTACTACCGGCTACTACCACTACCGTACCCCAACGACATTCAGTGCCCATACAGTAAACCTTACTTCCATTACTACGCCCCTACCCTACCCCTACCCCAACGACATTCGGTGCCCATACAGTAAAACGTACTTCCATTACTACCGGCTACTACACCCTACCTCCAATTACATTTGGTGCACAAATAGCAAAACAGACTACTTGGTAttaatggcagtcctcttaggcaggcaaactgtctgatcaccGTTTACCGCTCAACAGCCCACATCATATTCAGTGTTCAAACAGTAAAACTGtcttatatacatatgtacatggtGCATAGTCAAACTATGATGTGTATTACCACTGgctataataaatgtttatggtTCAGAGTTAAAACTGAGAAGTACATACATATTGGTGAACTATGGTGGTATAGCAGTCTCGTTCTACTCCAAAGGAAAAGCGTAAAACAAACGGTCGTGTCCCTCTCTCGTCATAGTGTTTTCATTTGTGGCTTATGATCGGTTTACTactaatacaatttaaaaaatatatatattataacttatttcattaattagtGCACATTAATTGCGGGATATTTACATAATTCCCGGTACCAAACAAAATCAGatgtgcaatatttttttttatagaaaccAGGTCATACACCGTAGGTCAATGGCTTTCCGAAGTCGCTGTATATACGGCGCCGTGTATATTCGCCGACGATGgatggctatatacacggcatACACGTACACTGACTAAACAAGTGTAATTAGTAGTCCCTTACCCACCATATGGGAACGACACCGGATATTGGTACTATGCGAAGCGATAGAAATATCCGGATATTGGTACTATGCGAAGCGATAGAAATATGTGAGAATGCTACACGTGAGGTAAGATGTCTGAACATTACTACATTTATAAGTAGCACACATGAACCggattttacacatttatttacacaACTCCCGACATTAAT
Proteins encoded in this window:
- the LOC121366217 gene encoding uncharacterized protein LOC121366217 → MSFRVKPNTEKNERDKNGLEKYYTKPRDAGAIYGPKKFHDALKKRGLQTYTLKAVTQWLNDEDAYSLHKPVSRSFKCLRVRVNKKDEMFDMTFEWRLTAIKSNDGVRYLLIAIDILSRYLWAIPRVNKKPETVLEGFKTILKDERVPKKVRVDKGTEFACVFKQFLSKENIKLIVTQNEDIKSNFAERIIRTLWSLIARFTTYNNTQKYIDVLADLVHNYNNTVHSSLGLWAPADVNKVNEIKVWSHLYVEPMVKKLKVKKPLAKFVFEVDDLTRISYLRKSFTKEQDLRWTEELFKIHSRSRRQGIPVYKLRDFHDEVLK